A region of the Pseudomonas asiatica genome:
GCACCGCTGCCAAAGCGGATTTCGTTGCGGCGGACGGTGAGCACCTGGGTGGCTACATCTGCCCGGGTATGCCATTGATGCGTAGCCAGTTGCGTACTCACACCCGGCGTATCCGTTATGACGATGCCTCGGCCGAGCGTGCATTGGCCAGCCTGGCGCCAGGTCGCTCGACGGTCGAGGCGGTCGAGCGCGGTTGCGTGTTGATGCTCCAGGGTTTTGCGCGTACCCAGCTCGAGCAGGCGCGTGCGTTGTGGGGGGACGATTTCACGGTGTTCCTCACAGGTGGCGATGCGCCGCTGGTTAGGGAGGCCGTGCCCCAGGCGCGTGTCGTGCCTGACCTGGTTTTCGTAGGCCTGGCTATGGCCTGCCCATTGGATTGAGGTGCCTATGCGTTGGTTGTTTCTGCTGTTACTGGTGCTCAACGTCTTCTATTACGTGTGGCACCAGCAGGAAGCCCCGCTGAAGGTCAAGGAAGTCGCGCCCCTATCGCTGTACAAGGGGAATCAGCAAGAAATCCGCCTGTTGCGCGAAACGGGGATGTCGGCGCCACCCAAACGCCGGGATGAGTGCCTGGTGGTCGGTGGCGTGATGGGGCAGGGCCAGCTCGATGCACTGCGTCAGCGCCTGTTGAGCCTGGATATTGCCACGCTGCCGGTGGTGGGGCAGCTGCCAGGGGCGGATGGTCGTTGGCTCAAGGTTGCCCCGGAAAGCGAGCGTTTGCTGGACCAAACCGTGCTCGCGACTCTTTCCAACGATTTCAAAGACTTAAAACACAAAATTATTTTCTGCCAGGGTATTGCAACTGGCGAATAGCTTGATAGAATGGCGCCCGCTTCACAGGGAACACCACTCAGGTGGCAGAACTGGAAGCGGTGTCAAAGCAGCTAAGTTTCAGATTTGATTGAAAAAATTTGAAAAAACGCTTGACACTAGGACGGCAGACAAATAGAATGCCGGCCACATCTGGAGGGATTCCCGAGCGGTCAAAGGGGACGGACTGTAAATCCGTTGCGAGAGCTTCGAAGGTTCGAATCCTTCTCCCTCCACCAGTTTTAGCGAGAGCCGCAAGCTCCGCGGGTATAGTTTAGTGGTAGAACCTCAGCCTTCCAAGCTGATGATGCGGGTTCGATTCCCGCTACCCGCTCCAAGTTTGCTGGATTTTGCACAAAGTGTTTCGCTCTTGTAGCTCAGTTGGTAGAGCACACCCTTGGTAAGGGTGAGGTCAGCGGTTCAAGTCCGCTCAAGAGCTCCATATAAACAAGGCAGATATGAAAATATCTGCCTTTGTTTTATCAGCGCAAGACTATTTCTTCTGCGGAGGATTGTATCGATGGCTAAGGAAAAGTTTGATCGTTCCCTTCCCCACGTTAACGTCGGCACTATCGGCCACGTTGACCACGGTAAGACCACTCTGACCGCAGCTCTGACTCGCGTCTGCTCCGAAGTTTTCGGTTCGGCAGTCGTTGAGTTCGACAAGATCGACTCGGCTCCGGAAGAAAAAGCGCGCGGTATCACCATCAACACCGCTCACGTCGAGTACAACTCGAACATTCGTCACTACGCTCACGTTGACTGCCCAGGTCACGCTGACTACGTGAAGAACATGATCACCGGTGCTGCCCAGATGGACGGCGCGATCCTGGTTTGCTCGGCCGCCGATGGTCCGATGCCACAAACCCGTGAGCACATCCTGCTGTCCCGTCAGGTAGGCGTTCCTTACATTGTGGTCTTCCTGAACAAGGCTGACCTGGTAGACGACGCCGAGCTGCTGGAACTGGTCGAGATGGAAGTTCGCGACCTGCTGTCCACCTACGACTTCCCAGGCGACGACACCCCGATCATCATCGGTTCGGCTCGTATGGCCCTGGAAGGCAAAGACGACAACGAAATGGGTACTACCGCTGTCAAGAAGCTGGTAGAAACTCTGGATGCCTACATCCCTGAGCCAGTTCGTGCCGTTGACCAGCCGTTCCTGATGCCGATCGAAGACGTATTCTCGATCTCGGGTCGTGGTACCGTTGTTACCGGTCGTATCGAGCGTGGTATCGTCCGCGTTCAGGATCCGCTGGAAATCGTTGGTCTGCGTGACACCACCACCACCACCTGCACCGGTGTTGAGATGTTCCGCAAGCTGCTGGACGAAGGTCGTGCTGGCGAGAACTGCGGCGTTCTGCTGCGTGGTACCAAGCGTGACGACGTTGAGCGTGGCCAGGTTCTGGTCAAGCCAGGTTCGGTCAAGCCGCACACCAAGTTCACCGCAGAAGTCTACGTTCTGTCGAAGGAAGAAGGCGGTCGTCACACTCCGTTCTTCAAAGGCTACCGTCCTCAGTTCTACTTCCGTACCACTGACGTGACCGGTAACTGCGAACTGCCGGAAGGCGTTGAAATGGTAATGCCAGGTGACAACATTCAGATGACTGTCACCCTGATCAAGACCATCGCAATGGAAGACGGTCTGCGCTTCGCTATCCGTGAAGGCGGTCGTACCGTCGGCGCCGGCGTCGTAGCAAAAATTATTGAATAAGTAGTTGATTTACTTGATCAGGCCGGTATAATGGCCGGCCTGATACAGCGTTACAGGTCAGTAGCTCAATTGGCAGAGCGACGGTCTCCAAAACCGTAGGTTGGGGGTTCGATTCCCTCCTGACCTGCCATTTCACCTCGGTGTGATGGCTTTCTTCTCACAGGATCCTCCTCGATGACTCCCAAAACTGAAGCCCAAGAATCGCGTTTTGATCTGTTCAAGTGGCTGGCTGTAGTGGCTTTGGTGGTTGTCGGTGTAGTGGGTAACCAGTATTACTCCGCCTCCCCGATCCTGTATCGCGTCCTCGCACTTCTCGTCCTGGCTGCTGTCGCGGGCTTTGTAGCTCTGCAGACTGCGAAGGGCAAGTCGTTCTTTGCGCTGGCGAAGGAAGCTCGTACCGAGATTCGTAAAGTCGTGTGGCCGACCCGCCAGGAAACCACCCAGACCACGCTGATTGTCGTGGCTGTCGTGCTGGTTATGGCACTGCTGCTGTGGGGTCTTGATTCCCTGCTCGGCTGGGCGGTCTCCTTGATCGTTGGCTAAAGGTGTCCCGTGGCTAAGCGTTGGTATGTTGTGCATGCTTACTCGGGTTACGAGAAGCATGTAATGCGCTCCCTGATCGAGCGCGTCAAGCTGGCTGGCATGGAAGACGGTTTCGGCGAGATCCTGGTCCCGACCGAAGAAGTCGTCGAAATGCGCAACGGCCAAAAGCGCAAGAGTGAGCGTAAATTCTTCCCTGGCTATGTACTGGTCCAGATGGAGATGAACGAAGGGACTTGGCACTTGGTCAAGGACACCCCTCGTGTGATGGGCTTTATTGGTGGTACCGCAGACAAGCCTGCGCCGATCACCGATAAAGAAGCAGAGGCTATCCTGCGTCGCGTTGCCGACGGTAGCGACAAGCCGAAGCCGAAGACGCTGTTCGAGCCGGGTGAAGTGGTTCGAGTCATTGACGGTCCGTTCGCTGACTTCAATGGTAGTGTCGAAGAGGTTAACTACGAAAAGAGTCGCCTGCAGGTAGCGGTGCTCATTTTCGGTCGCTCTACTCCGGTGGAGCTCGAGTTCAGCCAGGTCGAAAAGGTCTAGGCGGACGAAGCATCCCATACCCCGCAGCCCTGTGTGCTGCGGGGTTTTGTCGTCACTGGGATAAAACGCAAGTCATCCGGGGAGCCAGCAGGCGTTCGTACCCGATTTTGGAGTAGCTCATGGCTAAGAAGATTCAGGCTTACATCAAGCTGCAAGTTAAGGCCGGCCAGGCCAACCCAAGCCCACCCGTTGGTCCAGCACTGGGTCAACACGGTGTGAACATCATGGAATTCTGCAAGGCCTTCAACGCCCGTACCCAGGGTCAAGAAGCCGGCCTGCCGACTCCTGTGATCATCACTGTCTACAGCGACCGTAGCTTCACCTTCGAGACCAAGAGCACCCCTGCCTCGGTTCTGCTGAAGAAAGCTGCTGGCCTGACCAGTGGTTCGGCTCGCCCGAACACCGTTAAAGTCGGTACCGTTACCCGTGCTCAGCTGGAAGACATCGCCAAAGCTAAACAGGCTGATCTGACTGCCGCTGACCTGGACGCTGCTGTACGCACCATCGCTGGCTCTGCCCGCAGCATGGGCCTGAACGTGGAGGGTGTGTAATGGCTAAGCTGACCAAACGCCAAAAGGCAATCGCCGAGAAAATCGAAGCAGGCAAGGCCTACAACTTCGAAGAAGCGGCCACTCTGCTGGCTTCGCTGCCGGCTGCCAAGTTCGTAGAATCCTACGACATCGCCGTTAACCTCGGTGTTGACCCGCGTAAATCCGACCAGGTCGTACGCAGCGCTACCGTGCTGCCGCACGGCACTGGCAAGACCGTTCGCGTTGCTGTCTTCACCCAGGGTCCAGCTGCTGAAGCCGCTCTGGCTGCCGGCGCTGACCGCGTAGGTATGGACGATCTGGCTGCCGAAATGAAAGGCGGCGACCTGAACTATGACGTCGTTATCGCATCGCCTGATGCCATGCGCGTTGTAGGTCAGCTGGGTCAGGTTCTGGGCCCTCGCGGTCTGATGCCTAACCCGAAAGTTGGTACCGTGACCCCAGACGTAGCCGGCGCCGTCAAGAACGCCAAGGCTGGTCAGGTTCGCTACCGTACCGACAAGAACGGTATCATCCACACCTCCGTTGGCAAGGTCGGCTTCGAAGCCGGCAAGCTGAAGGAAAACGTTGAAGCCCTGATCGCTGATCTGAAGCGTATCAAGCCAGCTTCCTCGAAAGGTATCTACGTCAAGCGCGTTACCCTGAGCACCACCATGGGCCCAGGTCTGGTCATCGATCAGAGCTCGCTGAACGTGTAAGAACATGGTGGCGCGACCTGTCGCGCCACCAGCAAAAATTGGGGTCCCTGCCTGGCGGGGGCTATCCAAGACCGTAGGCGGCGCAAGCCTTAAAACACCAGCCCACGCAGATGGTGCTCCCGATTCGTTACCGAATCAGACACCAAAACGACATCCGGCTCCGGCCAGATGAAACGGTAAAAACCAGGAGTAAACCCGTGGCAATTAAACTCGAAGACAAGAAGGCCATCGTCGCTGAAGTCAACGAGGCTGCCAAAGTCGCTCTGTCCGCTGTCGTGGCTGATGCCCGTGGTGTGACTGTAGGCGCAATGACCGGACTCCGTAAAGAGGCCCGCGAAGCTGGCGTTTACGTACGTGTCGTACGTAACACCCTGCTGAAGCGCGCTGTTGAAGGCACCGAATTCTCGATCCTCAACGACGCGTTCAAAGGCCCGACCCTGATTGCTTTCTCCAACGAACACCCGGGCGCTGCTGCTCGTCTGTTCAAAGAGTTCGCCAAGGGTCAGGACAAGTTCGAGATCAAGGCAGCTGCGTTTGACGGCAAGTTCCTTGCCGCTAACCAGATCGACGTGCTGGCAACCCTGCCAACTCGCGACGAGGCTATCGCACAGCTGATGAGCGTAATCCAAGGTGCAA
Encoded here:
- the secE gene encoding preprotein translocase subunit SecE, which translates into the protein MTPKTEAQESRFDLFKWLAVVALVVVGVVGNQYYSASPILYRVLALLVLAAVAGFVALQTAKGKSFFALAKEARTEIRKVVWPTRQETTQTTLIVVAVVLVMALLLWGLDSLLGWAVSLIVG
- a CDS encoding pantothenate kinase, which codes for MILELDCGNSFIKWRVIHVADAAIESGGIVDSDQALVAEVAALASVRLTGCRIVSVRSEEETDALCALIAQAFAVQARVAHPAQEMAGVSNGYDDYQRLGMDRWLAALGAFHLAKGACLVIDLGTAAKADFVAADGEHLGGYICPGMPLMRSQLRTHTRRIRYDDASAERALASLAPGRSTVEAVERGCVLMLQGFARTQLEQARALWGDDFTVFLTGGDAPLVREAVPQARVVPDLVFVGLAMACPLD
- the rplA gene encoding 50S ribosomal protein L1, which codes for MAKLTKRQKAIAEKIEAGKAYNFEEAATLLASLPAAKFVESYDIAVNLGVDPRKSDQVVRSATVLPHGTGKTVRVAVFTQGPAAEAALAAGADRVGMDDLAAEMKGGDLNYDVVIASPDAMRVVGQLGQVLGPRGLMPNPKVGTVTPDVAGAVKNAKAGQVRYRTDKNGIIHTSVGKVGFEAGKLKENVEALIADLKRIKPASSKGIYVKRVTLSTTMGPGLVIDQSSLNV
- the rplK gene encoding 50S ribosomal protein L11, which gives rise to MAKKIQAYIKLQVKAGQANPSPPVGPALGQHGVNIMEFCKAFNARTQGQEAGLPTPVIITVYSDRSFTFETKSTPASVLLKKAAGLTSGSARPNTVKVGTVTRAQLEDIAKAKQADLTAADLDAAVRTIAGSARSMGLNVEGV
- the tuf gene encoding elongation factor Tu, with the protein product MAKEKFDRSLPHVNVGTIGHVDHGKTTLTAALTRVCSEVFGSAVVEFDKIDSAPEEKARGITINTAHVEYNSNIRHYAHVDCPGHADYVKNMITGAAQMDGAILVCSAADGPMPQTREHILLSRQVGVPYIVVFLNKADLVDDAELLELVEMEVRDLLSTYDFPGDDTPIIIGSARMALEGKDDNEMGTTAVKKLVETLDAYIPEPVRAVDQPFLMPIEDVFSISGRGTVVTGRIERGIVRVQDPLEIVGLRDTTTTTCTGVEMFRKLLDEGRAGENCGVLLRGTKRDDVERGQVLVKPGSVKPHTKFTAEVYVLSKEEGGRHTPFFKGYRPQFYFRTTDVTGNCELPEGVEMVMPGDNIQMTVTLIKTIAMEDGLRFAIREGGRTVGAGVVAKIIE
- the rplJ gene encoding 50S ribosomal protein L10, which produces MAIKLEDKKAIVAEVNEAAKVALSAVVADARGVTVGAMTGLRKEAREAGVYVRVVRNTLLKRAVEGTEFSILNDAFKGPTLIAFSNEHPGAAARLFKEFAKGQDKFEIKAAAFDGKFLAANQIDVLATLPTRDEAIAQLMSVIQGATSKLARTLAALRDQKEAAAA
- the nusG gene encoding transcription termination/antitermination protein NusG encodes the protein MAKRWYVVHAYSGYEKHVMRSLIERVKLAGMEDGFGEILVPTEEVVEMRNGQKRKSERKFFPGYVLVQMEMNEGTWHLVKDTPRVMGFIGGTADKPAPITDKEAEAILRRVADGSDKPKPKTLFEPGEVVRVIDGPFADFNGSVEEVNYEKSRLQVAVLIFGRSTPVELEFSQVEKV